GTGGATGCAGCAACAAGCGCCAACTTTTCATCAAATCTTGGATAGACACAAAATAGCTGAAGTTTTGAGAATAGAGTTAGATGAGATAGATTCTCGTTTTCCAATTCAAGCAGTTTCTACAGGAGTTCCCTTTATTATTGTTCCTCTAAATACTCTGGAATCTGTGAAGCGAATTCAAGTTAATAGAGACAAATATTTTGAACTGATTAACAGCATAGATGCGAAATGTATCCTTGTATTTTGCCCAGAAACATACAAACAAGAGAATGATCTGAATGTGCGAGTATTCTGCGATTATCTCGGTATACCAGAAGACCCTGCCACTGGCAGCGCCAATGGATGTTTGGCTGGTTATTTAGTTCAACATTCTTATTTCAACAAATCAGAAATTAATTTACGAGTCGAGCAGGGATATGAAATTAATAGACCTTCTTTGATTTTGCTACAAGCAGAGCAAAAAGATACAACCATTGATGTGAACGTGGGAGGACGAGTAGTGATGGTTGCGAGGGGTTTGTATGAGATAGGGAGATGGGGAGATGGGGAGATGGGGAGGTGAGGGGTGTGAGGGGTATGAGGGGTGGAGGTAGTAGAGAAATAGTGATTAACTACTAACCACTAACTACTAACCACTAACTACCAACAAACAACAACCAACAATCAACCATCTTCTGCAAATGTAACGGTTTGCAAAGTATAATGAGTACGGCAAAACCCTTAAGAAATATTGAAGAGCAGTAAAGTTAAATGCGAGTAGCGATCGCCGGAGCAGGTTTAGCAGGACTTTCCTGTGCTAAATATTTGACGGATTTAGGTTATACCCCCATTGTCTTGGAAAGCCGGGATGTATTGGGAGGGTTAGTAGCAGCTTGGCAAGATGCAGACGGTGACTGGTACGAAACTGGTTTGCATGTCTTTTTTGGGGCTTACCCCAATATGTTGCAGCTACTGAAAGAACTGGGAGTTGAAGACCGTTTGCAGTGGAAAAAACACACTATGATCTTCAACCAGCCTGAAAAGCCGGGAACCTATAGCAGGTTTGATTTTCCAGAATTGCCAGCACCTTTAAATGGCATCGTGGCAATTTTGCGGAATAACGATATGCTTACCTGGGGAGAAAAAATCGAATTAGCCAAGGGATTGGTTCCCGCAATGCTCCGGGGACAAAAGTATGTTGATTCCACAGACCAATATACTTTTTCCGAATGGCTGAAACAGCAAGG
Above is a genomic segment from Fischerella sp. JS2 containing:
- a CDS encoding PhzF family phenazine biosynthesis protein, giving the protein MKSMIFYIVDVFAEAKYTGNQLAVFTNAANLSTEQMQQIAKEINYSETTFVSSTQPVSEGYNVKIFTPKQELPFAGHPTLGTAYILQKEIIKNSVKKILLNLKVGQIPVKITEHNSSGEYLWMQQQAPTFHQILDRHKIAEVLRIELDEIDSRFPIQAVSTGVPFIIVPLNTLESVKRIQVNRDKYFELINSIDAKCILVFCPETYKQENDLNVRVFCDYLGIPEDPATGSANGCLAGYLVQHSYFNKSEINLRVEQGYEINRPSLILLQAEQKDTTIDVNVGGRVVMVARGLYEIGRWGDGEMGR